A genomic segment from Anaerobacillus sp. CMMVII encodes:
- a CDS encoding nucleotide sugar dehydrogenase, which produces MLISKTPRLAVIGLGFIGLPLSLSYAMKGASVIGIDVLEDHVNDINAAKCHFHEQYQGKSLAEILSEQLAQGRFQATTSYEQAANEVDHYIITVGLPVHNQDPDLRYLNAACETLATVLKKGDTVVVRSTVIPGTTEDIVLPLLEKSGLKAGVDFYLAYSSERIAEGRAFEEFIHMPLAVGGVTDESAQRAKQLLSFVTEAEITVSEIKIVETAKVIENIQRDVNIAMVQEFARFSEKLGIDTFELIRIANTHKRVNLLTPGPGVGGYCLPNALYYLLTKAKELQVPVPLLETARKTNDQVPQVLVEMLQEKLEEVGKSLASSKIAVLGLAMKDFSNDDRISPPHHFVQLLLDSGADVSAYDPAVKAAYPYRVSSLEEAVTKADALVYVTVQEEFLEIDWLALSEKMASQPVFLDAKNRVPKTVNQYGNLIRI; this is translated from the coding sequence ATGTTGATAAGCAAGACACCAAGGCTGGCTGTGATCGGATTAGGTTTTATCGGGCTGCCACTGTCATTGAGCTATGCGATGAAAGGTGCTTCTGTCATCGGGATTGATGTGTTAGAGGATCATGTAAATGATATTAACGCTGCAAAATGCCATTTCCATGAACAATATCAGGGGAAGTCGCTTGCAGAAATTTTATCCGAACAATTGGCGCAGGGACGGTTTCAGGCAACGACAAGCTACGAACAAGCTGCCAATGAAGTCGACCATTATATCATCACTGTCGGTCTGCCTGTTCATAATCAAGACCCTGACCTTCGCTATTTAAACGCAGCCTGTGAAACACTTGCCACTGTCCTAAAAAAAGGTGATACCGTAGTCGTCCGAAGTACGGTCATTCCTGGTACGACCGAAGACATCGTCTTGCCGCTGTTAGAAAAAAGTGGCCTAAAGGCCGGCGTCGATTTTTATCTCGCCTATTCATCTGAACGAATAGCGGAAGGACGCGCCTTCGAGGAGTTTATTCATATGCCACTCGCGGTTGGTGGCGTGACGGATGAAAGTGCTCAGCGGGCGAAGCAGTTGCTTTCTTTTGTAACCGAAGCAGAGATTACCGTTTCAGAGATTAAGATTGTTGAGACGGCCAAGGTCATTGAAAATATCCAGCGTGATGTCAATATTGCGATGGTTCAAGAATTTGCTCGTTTTTCGGAAAAATTAGGGATTGATACATTTGAATTGATCCGCATTGCCAATACTCATAAGCGAGTCAATTTGCTGACGCCTGGACCAGGGGTTGGTGGCTATTGTTTACCAAATGCGCTTTATTATCTGCTAACAAAAGCAAAAGAGTTACAGGTCCCAGTCCCTCTTTTAGAAACTGCGAGGAAAACGAATGATCAGGTCCCGCAGGTTTTAGTCGAGATGTTACAGGAAAAACTAGAGGAGGTAGGGAAAAGTCTTGCTTCTAGTAAAATTGCAGTCTTAGGACTCGCAATGAAGGACTTTTCCAATGATGACCGCATCAGTCCACCTCATCACTTCGTGCAACTGCTCTTAGATAGCGGTGCTGACGTTAGCGCTTATGACCCCGCTGTCAAAGCGGCCTATCCGTACCGGGTTTCTTCGTTAGAGGAAGCAGTGACCAAAGCGGATGCCCTTGTTTATGTCACCGTTCAAGAGGAATTCTTAGAAATCGACTGGCTAGCATTATCTGAAAAAATGGCTTCACAGCCTGTCTTCTTAGACGCAAAAAATCGTGTGCCAAAAACGGTCAATCAATATGGTAACCTAATAAGAATATAG
- a CDS encoding DUF6366 family protein produces MNDNKERPEDRRERLRQEEIKRNLASKIGGGFNRAQSGSLVDLVGRFRMKKQGS; encoded by the coding sequence ATGAATGACAATAAAGAAAGACCAGAGGATAGACGAGAAAGACTAAGACAAGAAGAAATCAAAAGAAATCTTGCAAGCAAAATTGGTGGTGGTTTTAATCGTGCTCAAAGTGGTAGTCTTGTTGATTTAGTTGGTAGGTTTAGGATGAAAAAACAGGGATCTTAA
- a CDS encoding glycosyltransferase family 4 protein — MIRTEGIAILHTHGPRANLFGYFVTRSEKLIWTTTVHSDPRYDFIGGGLKGKLFTMLNLWVLKKVNHCFAISSRFSKLLEELHIKCPMTTIYNGISFTGEQQAFFSPEDFQLKKEDFVVIMVGRLHPIKGHDVVFEAIKKVKDNIPNLKLLIVGDGPSEADLKQKVASLNIDRHVLFLGFHPEEKIDSLLKLADVFLLSSYSESFPLVVLEAARAKIPVISTDVGGVADLIDDETLGWVIPPKSVASLEQAIMNAYDRHEELPAIGEKLHQKAATKYSINQLVEAVADTYRELLVNNENKLMEVSKPAVNFKER; from the coding sequence TTGATTAGAACTGAAGGAATTGCGATCCTTCATACCCATGGACCACGTGCGAACTTATTTGGGTATTTTGTAACAAGGTCTGAAAAGCTGATTTGGACAACAACGGTTCATAGTGATCCGAGATACGATTTTATTGGCGGTGGGTTAAAAGGAAAGCTATTTACGATGTTAAACCTTTGGGTTCTGAAAAAGGTGAACCATTGCTTTGCGATTTCCAGTCGGTTTTCCAAGTTGTTAGAAGAGCTTCATATAAAATGCCCAATGACGACGATTTATAATGGAATTTCCTTTACGGGTGAGCAGCAAGCATTTTTTAGCCCTGAGGATTTTCAATTAAAAAAAGAGGACTTTGTGGTGATCATGGTTGGACGATTACATCCGATCAAGGGGCATGACGTTGTTTTTGAGGCGATAAAAAAGGTCAAGGACAACATCCCGAATTTAAAGCTACTAATTGTCGGTGATGGTCCTAGTGAAGCTGACTTGAAACAGAAGGTCGCAAGCCTGAACATCGACCGACATGTTTTGTTTTTAGGGTTCCATCCTGAAGAAAAAATCGACTCGTTATTGAAGCTAGCTGATGTTTTCTTACTTTCCTCTTATAGTGAAAGCTTTCCATTGGTCGTGTTAGAGGCTGCGCGGGCAAAAATTCCGGTGATTTCTACAGATGTAGGTGGAGTAGCGGACTTGATTGATGACGAAACGCTTGGCTGGGTGATCCCACCAAAAAGTGTTGCAAGTCTTGAACAGGCCATTATGAATGCATATGATCGCCATGAGGAGCTGCCTGCAATCGGTGAAAAATTGCATCAGAAGGCGGCTACGAAATATTCGATCAACCAGCTTGTTGAAGCAGTAGCCGATACATACCGCGAGCTGTTGGTTAACAATGAAAATAAACTAATGGAAGTTTCCAAGCCTGCTGTGAACTTTAAAGAAAGATAG
- a CDS encoding DUF3885 domain-containing protein encodes MVFREYLKTTFPGLVLKPSLYHQWDIRIHFEFGEGMYQYNNDGSLNLEMFERVYSQASSIFNYLFSEEDEIILATNVYHRKSYKNNRRRVKVYERFLKNKDVKYKVKVETLPFAFDDEEEADEYYTSQFSVKCRKRDINYQLLLKASCHEDFPLKPKFGGNNGSYYPDVFFINVSKNIIFFIYDDRGCEVIADNKEVIRTLYKAYKDWVAE; translated from the coding sequence ATGGTATTTAGAGAATACCTAAAAACTACTTTTCCTGGACTAGTCTTGAAGCCGAGCCTGTATCATCAATGGGATATTAGGATCCATTTTGAATTTGGGGAAGGTATGTATCAGTATAATAATGATGGAAGCCTTAACCTTGAAATGTTTGAGCGAGTCTATAGTCAAGCATCGTCAATTTTTAATTATCTTTTTTCTGAAGAGGATGAAATCATTCTCGCTACAAATGTTTATCATCGTAAAAGTTATAAAAATAACCGAAGAAGGGTTAAGGTCTACGAGCGCTTTCTAAAAAATAAAGATGTAAAATACAAAGTGAAGGTGGAGACTCTACCATTTGCTTTTGACGACGAAGAAGAGGCTGACGAGTATTACACTTCACAGTTTTCCGTAAAGTGCAGAAAACGAGATATAAATTACCAGTTACTACTTAAAGCTAGTTGTCACGAGGACTTCCCCTTGAAACCTAAATTTGGTGGGAATAACGGATCGTATTATCCAGATGTATTTTTCATAAATGTTTCTAAAAATATTATCTTCTTTATTTATGATGATCGAGGTTGCGAGGTTATTGCAGATAACAAAGAAGTCATAAGGACATTATATAAGGCTTACAAAGATTGGGTTGCCGAGTAG
- a CDS encoding glycosyltransferase family 4 protein codes for MDRTTKRVLIVAYLFPPIGGGGVQRALKMAKYLGQFGWEPHILTVAPSHHVTLDLSLLDQLPEDVKIHRASEIKIRRPVVVQGGGRVQSASSEGVRSKLKKSAKAFLKTMKNAVMIPDDQIMWYPAAVKKGLEVIREHHIDVIFSTAGPYTNHLVGRKLKQKTGKPWIADFRDPWTQNMHRPQFKWRRRIEERMEKGVMESSDVLLTVTNSFAKNFNQKYPKLKRVEVIHNGYDAADYQDICAVENPGKFTFIYAGIFYKERNPRLLLEAIRALVDEGKINKDHILLKFAGVFDYPGYTENNDAVQRLGLEENVAIMGNLPHSQVLGEMKGANVLLLINDVTPDAGNYIPGKLFEYMAIGNPILALSLPGESTEIIEKYRLGEVVQPKNLQEIKAGVLKLYEEWKEKAKEGSDPRQGKALKHWGSDPHRGNAVIQRGSDPSSQTTDTSIYERKNQAEQLARLMDELI; via the coding sequence ATGGATCGAACAACAAAACGAGTATTAATCGTAGCATACCTCTTTCCACCGATTGGTGGCGGGGGCGTACAAAGAGCACTAAAAATGGCAAAATACCTAGGACAGTTTGGCTGGGAACCGCACATCTTAACCGTTGCCCCGTCGCACCATGTAACTTTAGATTTAAGTCTACTAGATCAACTTCCGGAGGATGTGAAAATCCACCGGGCGAGTGAAATAAAGATTCGTCGACCAGTAGTCGTTCAAGGTGGGGGGCGAGTTCAAAGTGCCAGTTCCGAAGGGGTGCGGTCGAAACTAAAAAAGTCGGCAAAAGCGTTTCTAAAGACAATGAAAAATGCCGTCATGATCCCAGATGACCAGATTATGTGGTACCCCGCGGCGGTGAAAAAGGGACTTGAGGTGATCAGGGAGCATCATATTGATGTAATTTTTTCAACAGCTGGCCCTTATACAAACCATCTCGTTGGTCGCAAATTAAAACAAAAGACAGGGAAGCCATGGATCGCTGACTTCCGCGACCCCTGGACTCAAAATATGCATCGACCACAATTCAAGTGGCGCCGCCGTATTGAGGAGCGCATGGAAAAAGGCGTCATGGAATCGTCTGATGTGTTATTGACCGTTACTAATTCGTTTGCGAAGAACTTTAATCAAAAGTATCCTAAGCTGAAACGGGTTGAAGTTATTCATAATGGCTATGATGCCGCGGATTATCAAGATATTTGCGCGGTTGAAAACCCAGGTAAGTTTACTTTTATTTATGCAGGAATCTTCTATAAGGAGCGCAATCCGCGTTTACTATTAGAGGCGATTAGAGCATTAGTTGATGAAGGAAAGATTAACAAAGACCACATTCTATTAAAGTTTGCAGGTGTCTTTGATTATCCAGGCTATACCGAGAACAACGATGCAGTGCAGCGCCTAGGGTTAGAGGAGAATGTCGCGATTATGGGCAACCTTCCTCACAGCCAGGTGTTAGGAGAAATGAAAGGTGCGAATGTCTTACTTCTAATCAACGACGTCACACCTGATGCAGGAAATTACATCCCTGGTAAGCTCTTTGAATACATGGCCATTGGCAACCCAATTCTGGCATTGAGTCTACCAGGAGAATCAACTGAGATTATTGAAAAGTATAGGCTTGGCGAAGTCGTCCAACCCAAGAACCTCCAAGAAATCAAGGCAGGAGTCCTCAAACTCTATGAGGAGTGGAAAGAGAAGGCAAAAGAGGGGTCTGACCCCCGCCAAGGTAAAGCTTTAAAGCACTGGGGGTCAGACCCCCACCGAGGTAACGCGGTAATACAGCGGGGGTCAGACCCCTCTTCACAAACTACCGATACTAGTATCTATGAAAGAAAAAATCAAGCAGAACAATTAGCAAGGTTAATGGATGAATTGATTTGA
- the rarD gene encoding EamA family transporter RarD, which translates to MKLNNEKDCVVFAVLSFMMWGLTPIYWKLTQHISSGEILAQRVFWSFIFMIVLLLFLRKWNLYVEFVKEIIKKPRLFWSLFLASVLISSNWGIFMWAVIEGKIVEASLGQYINPLTSMLIGVIVLKERLSISQVVAFVLAGMGVVTLTLHYGVIPWISLSLALTFGFYGLAKKMIKADSTIGLALETMVITPIALVFLAYWMFQSQIQFFDSVSTSLLLIGSGAVTVLPLLFFTMSAKKVTLSLLGILQYISPTIVLVTGVFLYNETLSQAHLIALIFIWSAIAIYTFSSMRKHGDGSAASSGSARTIPMLSTKIKKGEL; encoded by the coding sequence TTGAAATTAAATAATGAAAAAGATTGTGTTGTGTTTGCAGTTCTTTCTTTTATGATGTGGGGTCTTACTCCGATTTATTGGAAACTTACTCAACATATTTCTTCAGGAGAGATTTTAGCACAGCGAGTTTTTTGGTCTTTTATTTTTATGATTGTGCTTTTACTCTTTTTAAGGAAATGGAATTTATATGTTGAATTCGTAAAAGAAATCATTAAGAAGCCAAGGTTATTTTGGTCACTTTTTCTTGCTTCTGTTTTGATTAGTTCAAACTGGGGTATCTTTATGTGGGCTGTAATTGAAGGGAAAATAGTAGAAGCCAGTCTTGGTCAATACATAAATCCTTTAACAAGTATGTTAATCGGTGTAATCGTATTAAAAGAAAGGTTAAGTATTTCTCAAGTTGTTGCATTTGTTTTAGCAGGAATGGGGGTAGTAACATTAACACTTCATTATGGTGTAATCCCTTGGATTTCGCTTAGTCTAGCTCTTACTTTTGGATTTTATGGTTTAGCAAAGAAAATGATTAAAGCCGATTCAACCATTGGATTAGCTCTTGAAACGATGGTGATTACCCCCATTGCGTTAGTATTTTTGGCATACTGGATGTTTCAATCTCAAATCCAATTTTTCGATTCTGTTTCAACAAGTTTACTTTTAATAGGTAGTGGTGCAGTAACCGTTCTACCACTATTATTTTTTACTATGAGTGCGAAAAAGGTAACACTATCTTTGCTTGGAATTCTTCAGTATATTTCTCCAACAATAGTACTGGTAACAGGTGTTTTTCTTTATAACGAAACGTTATCACAAGCACATTTAATTGCACTTATCTTCATTTGGTCAGCTATTGCAATTTATACTTTTTCTTCAATGAGGAAGCATGGGGACGGTTCTGCTGCTTCCTCCGGAAGCGCCAGAACCATCCCCATGCTTTCTACTAAAATAAAAAAGGGAGAGTTATAG
- a CDS encoding DUF4362 domain-containing protein: MKKAPYIIFILVLLVLLSACNRQSGNGEPQSTEGTSEIYVKGLENVDVLNSHGSIEGLERMSSFYENVKNGVPSDLRIVHYTIEGAPIVTDVSYNGEFLEVKDDTTRDTYGSGAITSKNCKNLIEEVNPTNTSYIAVDCTGGLRGMQEILKINYNMSQQDLFEFVLKYGLNQENEINSHTLKKESSTQIIKDVKQEVYKRLVFANYLAEKDLITTCDTKDTINYFLKVHINGGEREFQWSACDQSMDGVKFTKLANYIIEQSEKKQHVQPITVQGYVLEKKENELLVGEDFTMLDYEWMKDEIKHIDFNNYIYDFAILIGVNTEEFNPGDKILATIEERISDNKPGRALVKEIKKLELK, translated from the coding sequence ATGAAGAAAGCACCATACATTATTTTTATTTTGGTCTTACTTGTATTGCTATCTGCTTGTAATAGGCAAAGCGGTAATGGAGAACCTCAATCAACAGAAGGAACTTCTGAAATTTACGTGAAGGGCTTGGAAAACGTCGATGTTCTTAATAGTCATGGAAGTATTGAAGGACTGGAAAGAATGAGTAGTTTCTATGAAAACGTAAAAAATGGAGTTCCCTCTGATTTGCGAATTGTGCACTACACGATTGAAGGTGCTCCTATCGTAACAGATGTAAGTTATAATGGAGAATTTCTTGAAGTGAAGGATGATACCACTCGTGACACTTATGGAAGTGGGGCAATTACTAGCAAAAATTGTAAGAATTTGATTGAGGAAGTTAATCCTACCAATACCTCATATATAGCGGTTGATTGTACCGGTGGTCTTCGTGGGATGCAAGAAATCTTGAAAATTAACTACAACATGAGTCAACAGGATCTTTTTGAGTTTGTATTGAAATATGGATTAAACCAGGAGAACGAAATAAATTCGCACACATTGAAAAAAGAAAGCAGCACACAGATAATAAAGGATGTAAAACAAGAGGTGTATAAAAGATTAGTTTTTGCGAATTACTTAGCAGAAAAAGACTTAATTACAACATGCGATACTAAGGATACAATCAATTATTTCCTGAAGGTACACATAAATGGTGGCGAGCGTGAATTTCAATGGAGTGCTTGTGATCAGAGCATGGATGGCGTGAAATTTACTAAGCTTGCAAACTACATTATAGAACAATCTGAGAAGAAACAACACGTACAACCTATCACCGTTCAAGGCTATGTGTTAGAAAAAAAGGAAAACGAACTGTTAGTTGGCGAAGATTTTACTATGCTAGATTACGAATGGATGAAAGATGAAATAAAGCATATCGATTTCAATAACTATATTTATGACTTTGCCATCTTAATAGGAGTTAACACAGAAGAATTTAATCCTGGTGATAAAATTCTAGCAACTATAGAAGAAAGAATAAGTGATAACAAACCAGGCAGAGCATTAGTGAAGGAAATTAAGAAATTAGAATTAAAGTAA
- a CDS encoding DUF4440 domain-containing protein, with translation MEHQSFEEQILYLEKQLMTYSYDELNEYLADDFFEFGSSGNIFDKKAQLDAVRDDKAVTNSIRYTVTDFNIKLLASDVVLATYRSLRHNDSKLVLRSSIWKNIDGKWQMIFHQGTPTK, from the coding sequence ATGGAACATCAATCATTTGAAGAACAAATACTGTATCTTGAAAAACAATTAATGACTTATAGTTATGATGAATTAAACGAGTATCTCGCAGATGACTTTTTTGAGTTTGGGAGTTCTGGAAACATTTTTGATAAAAAAGCACAGCTTGATGCGGTTAGAGATGATAAAGCCGTAACTAATTCAATACGATATACAGTAACTGATTTTAATATCAAACTATTAGCTTCAGATGTTGTATTAGCAACGTATCGCTCATTAAGACATAACGATAGTAAACTAGTATTACGCAGTTCTATTTGGAAGAATATTGATGGGAAATGGCAAATGATATTCCATCAAGGAACACCTACCAAATAA
- a CDS encoding heparinase II/III-family protein: MFDRKDFKDFSESFTIDRKVIAHMVKDFKVEPGVDQSRSRWIFEVDFDQLKEVPFIKTEFLSGGGNLLDRLEGFSYPEFGLYIYKSTQLYLAIRCGSNGQNGNGGHAHNDQLSIELTINGKDIIKDPGTYLYTPLPEKRNLFRSTKSHFTPQCPGKEQNSWVEGLNGLFHLKNEAQAKCLHFSEQGFIGVHYGFGFPFIAKLHSIRIE; this comes from the coding sequence TTGTTTGATCGAAAGGATTTCAAAGATTTTTCCGAGAGTTTCACGATTGATCGTAAGGTTATTGCGCATATGGTGAAGGATTTTAAGGTGGAGCCTGGTGTGGACCAATCTCGAAGTCGCTGGATTTTCGAGGTTGATTTTGATCAATTAAAAGAGGTGCCTTTCATAAAAACAGAGTTTTTGAGTGGTGGGGGTAATCTCTTAGACAGGTTAGAAGGTTTCAGCTACCCAGAGTTTGGCTTATACATTTACAAATCCACTCAGCTTTATTTAGCGATTCGTTGCGGCTCAAATGGCCAAAACGGAAACGGCGGCCATGCTCATAACGACCAACTAAGCATTGAGCTAACGATTAATGGTAAAGACATCATTAAGGACCCGGGCACTTATCTTTACACACCCTTGCCAGAGAAGCGAAATTTGTTTCGTTCAACTAAGTCACATTTTACCCCACAATGCCCTGGGAAAGAGCAAAACTCATGGGTGGAAGGATTAAATGGCTTATTTCACTTAAAGAATGAGGCCCAAGCAAAGTGCTTACATTTCTCCGAGCAAGGATTTATCGGTGTCCACTATGGATTCGGCTTCCCGTTCATCGCAAAATTACACTCTATCAGGATCGAATAG
- a CDS encoding AarF/ABC1/UbiB kinase family protein: protein MKSKSKLKRMSKVLSMAFVIFIQIYWYKIRKKPEADWEKLWDIIGERFRKTLFELEGLLIKVGQLLSIRSDLLPNGFIRQIQDLTDQVPPSEWEEIEDILKAEWGGPLDQSLLSIDKKAVASASIGEVYKGILKDGQMVAIKVQRPNIQSIIETDFRTLSIIIWFAHHFVPMPKGFINLKVLFKELKEVIVRELDFSQEKNSLLFFQERFKGVDGVKIPDVYSELSTPKILVMEWVEGIKLTDKVGVSQLEVNQRELAARLIEVFLPQWLEPGLFHADPHSGNVLVSKEGQIILLDFGMVGQISKKDATYFQGLIESLLSKNYPKAVECLTHLGFLLPEADPRTMERLLAELLSFQPAQLKEMDLLALKLEMNDIIQALPIQVPTRFVFLGRSFITMEGMLRNLASEEDLINVLKPVFMDWLSKQGNTKWSFIWFWLQSQPIFKTVHSFTEFLKLPQVLENIKETEQRRQFQFSIFENNKKQLFQLTLLGLIGIGTGIYTSHQLILQLSVVVSIISVTGYFFYSFKLKKWMKYMHEKRR from the coding sequence ATGAAATCAAAGAGTAAATTAAAGCGAATGTCAAAGGTGCTATCAATGGCATTTGTCATCTTCATTCAAATCTATTGGTATAAGATTAGAAAAAAACCTGAAGCTGATTGGGAAAAATTGTGGGATATAATAGGGGAAAGGTTTCGAAAAACATTATTTGAACTAGAAGGATTACTTATTAAAGTTGGACAATTACTAAGCATTCGCTCGGACTTGCTTCCTAATGGGTTTATCCGTCAAATTCAAGACCTTACAGATCAAGTTCCCCCTTCAGAATGGGAGGAGATTGAGGATATTCTTAAAGCAGAATGGGGAGGACCTCTAGATCAATCGTTACTTTCCATCGATAAAAAGGCAGTAGCTTCTGCCTCTATAGGAGAAGTTTATAAAGGTATCTTAAAAGATGGTCAAATGGTGGCCATTAAAGTACAACGCCCAAATATACAATCAATCATTGAAACTGATTTCCGTACATTAAGTATTATTATCTGGTTTGCCCATCATTTTGTTCCCATGCCAAAAGGGTTTATAAATTTAAAGGTTTTATTTAAAGAACTCAAGGAAGTTATTGTCCGGGAGCTTGATTTTTCTCAGGAAAAAAATAGCCTACTCTTTTTTCAAGAACGATTTAAGGGTGTAGATGGTGTGAAAATACCAGACGTGTATTCCGAACTGAGTACGCCAAAGATATTGGTAATGGAGTGGGTCGAAGGAATAAAGCTGACTGATAAAGTAGGAGTAAGTCAACTAGAAGTTAACCAACGTGAATTGGCAGCGCGTCTGATTGAAGTTTTTCTTCCACAGTGGCTTGAACCAGGTTTGTTCCATGCTGATCCCCATTCAGGAAACGTACTCGTATCAAAGGAAGGACAAATTATATTACTAGATTTCGGAATGGTAGGGCAAATTTCTAAGAAGGATGCTACCTATTTTCAAGGATTAATAGAAAGTTTACTATCAAAAAATTACCCTAAAGCTGTGGAGTGCTTGACTCATTTAGGTTTCTTGCTCCCTGAGGCAGACCCAAGGACGATGGAAAGGCTATTGGCTGAATTATTGTCTTTTCAACCTGCGCAATTGAAAGAAATGGATCTTCTAGCTTTAAAATTGGAAATGAACGATATCATTCAAGCACTCCCAATTCAAGTGCCAACGAGATTTGTTTTTTTAGGGCGTTCTTTCATTACGATGGAAGGAATGCTTCGGAACTTGGCATCAGAGGAAGATCTCATTAACGTTTTAAAACCAGTTTTTATGGATTGGTTGAGTAAACAAGGGAATACCAAGTGGTCGTTTATTTGGTTTTGGTTGCAGTCACAGCCAATATTTAAAACAGTCCATTCCTTTACAGAATTTCTAAAACTACCACAAGTACTTGAGAATATAAAGGAAACCGAGCAGCGAAGACAATTTCAATTTTCTATATTTGAAAATAACAAAAAACAACTATTTCAATTAACACTCCTTGGTCTTATCGGAATAGGCACAGGGATATATACTTCCCATCAACTCATTTTACAGCTTTCAGTGGTTGTATCTATCATTTCTGTTACAGGATACTTTTTTTACAGTTTTAAGTTAAAAAAATGGATGAAATACATGCATGAAAAACGAAGATAG
- a CDS encoding YciI family protein, whose protein sequence is MGNQTGLYTRYVILLTLNSGNKLTEKLIKEHVDFLKKLESKNKLVLCGPFSDYNGGMIIIKAKSYKEAQEIAESDPFIISQAESYEIRTWELSCKENNHMGMG, encoded by the coding sequence ATGGGCAATCAAACAGGATTATATACACGTTATGTGATACTATTAACCTTAAATTCTGGTAATAAATTAACAGAAAAACTAATTAAAGAACATGTAGATTTTTTAAAAAAATTAGAAAGTAAAAATAAGTTAGTGCTATGCGGTCCTTTTTCGGATTACAATGGTGGAATGATAATTATCAAGGCAAAATCTTATAAAGAGGCTCAAGAAATTGCAGAATCAGATCCATTTATCATTAGCCAAGCAGAATCTTATGAAATTCGAACCTGGGAGCTATCTTGTAAAGAAAACAACCATATGGGAATGGGTTAA
- a CDS encoding polysaccharide biosynthesis C-terminal domain-containing protein, with amino-acid sequence MRSIVQVFSFDLTSKILLGVIGIIIIRYMPETEYALYSFALAMITVVAQTLAATFRRIYIVGFSEFDLKQHSDSFLGLQLLIILFLTIVSIPFHIYFNGVYLLILIMIVGTTLVEYIKTAYQQELQFLKFSVVEIVRSASFFALTLLLIFLFRHSISAWQVLSIQASTMFFIFILVFRSKLNLKQIFAIKKALEIGKSIFKGSYKYLLGLTFFTTICAQLDVFMLKWISTELQLATYGSAFRYYTLVFLALNSVNAVLLPIIQNTNNRSELDDIYMKHRKMLMLFVPIVLIGAWLSGWIIPYIDMGKYPDAVATFRILAVSAIFSFAFSPHVNLVMKFGGFKYLYYVIVIAVVMNLALNSILIPLYGAIGAAIATLVTFLFNNYLTYVRAHKLRADFHD; translated from the coding sequence ATGAGATCAATCGTTCAGGTATTTTCATTTGATTTAACTTCCAAGATTCTCTTAGGGGTCATTGGAATTATCATTATTCGTTATATGCCAGAAACAGAATATGCGCTGTATAGCTTCGCGTTAGCGATGATTACAGTTGTCGCGCAAACCTTGGCAGCTACATTTCGAAGAATTTATATCGTTGGCTTTAGCGAGTTTGATTTGAAACAGCATAGCGACTCGTTTTTAGGATTACAACTATTAATAATCTTGTTTTTGACGATCGTCAGCATCCCATTTCACATCTATTTTAATGGAGTTTATCTATTAATTCTAATCATGATTGTTGGAACGACGTTGGTTGAATACATCAAAACTGCCTACCAACAGGAACTACAATTTTTAAAGTTTTCGGTTGTAGAAATTGTTCGCTCAGCTTCGTTTTTTGCACTGACGCTTCTGCTAATCTTTTTATTTAGACATAGTATTAGTGCCTGGCAGGTACTCTCTATCCAAGCGTCAACGATGTTTTTTATCTTTATTCTCGTATTCCGGAGTAAATTAAATCTGAAACAAATTTTTGCAATAAAAAAAGCGTTGGAAATCGGAAAATCGATTTTTAAGGGATCATATAAATACTTGTTAGGACTGACATTTTTTACAACGATTTGTGCGCAGTTAGATGTGTTTATGCTGAAGTGGATTTCCACAGAATTGCAGTTAGCGACGTACGGCTCTGCGTTTCGTTACTACACCTTAGTTTTTTTAGCATTAAATTCAGTCAATGCGGTATTATTACCCATCATTCAAAATACCAATAATCGTAGCGAACTTGACGACATATATATGAAACATCGAAAAATGTTAATGTTGTTTGTGCCGATCGTTTTGATAGGGGCGTGGCTTTCAGGCTGGATCATTCCTTATATCGATATGGGCAAGTATCCTGATGCTGTTGCGACCTTTCGTATTTTAGCAGTTTCAGCGATTTTCTCATTTGCTTTTAGCCCCCATGTAAATCTAGTCATGAAATTTGGTGGCTTCAAGTATTTGTACTATGTAATTGTCATAGCGGTTGTGATGAATTTAGCTTTGAATAGTATTTTAATACCTTTGTATGGCGCAATCGGCGCGGCTATTGCAACATTGGTTACGTTTTTGTTTAACAATTACTTAACGTATGTACGTGCGCATAAACTTCGTGCAGATTTTCATGATTGA